The Marivirga salinae DNA window AAATTTGGAACATATTATCGTTTCTAAAAAACATTTTTAACGTCTTGTGGTTATTTTTTTTACTTATCAACCCAAAACATATTGAGTGAAAAGAATTAAACTTTAATTTAAACCGGTAAGTAGAAAGGAGAGAAGCATAGTGAGCAGTTATTCAATTAAAGATTTAGAACACCTATCAGGAATTAAGGCACATACCTTGAGGATTTGGGAACAGCGATATAATTTTATCGAGCCTAAAAGGACTGATACCAATATTCGTTACTACAGTGATGAAGATTTAAAATTGGTATTAAACATTTCTACACTCAAGGAAAATGGATATAAAATATCCAAAATAGCCAAAATGGGTGAAGAGGAATTAAGTCAAGAGGTTTTAAAAATAGCAGAAACTAATCTAAGATTTCCTGATCAAATCAACTCATTAACCTTGAGTATGATTGATATGGATGAAGATAGGTTTGAGAGCATCCTAAATAATAATATCCTGAAATATGGTTTTGAAAGAACCATGTTGAATATTATTTATCCATTTTTAGCTAAGATTGGAATGTTATGGCAAACAGGGAGCATTTTGCCTGCCCAAGAACATTTCATTTCAAATTTGATTCGTCAGAAAATGACCGTTGCAATTGACGGACAGTATGTTACTGAAAGAGAATCTAAGGGAAAATGGCTATTGTATTTGCCAGAGGGCGAGTTACACGAATTATCTTTAATGTTTTCAGCTTTCTTATTGAGAGCAAGAAAATTTAAGGTCATTTATTTAGGTCAAAACCTTCCGAAATCAGATTTGTATTCTGTTAAAGAAATACATGAGCCAGATTATGTACTAACAATTTGTACTGCAGCTCCTAAAAAATCTGAAGTTCAAGAATATATTGATGAAGTGGCAGATTTATTTAGTAGTGCAACTTTTTTTATTGGTGGTTTTCAGGTAATAGGGCAAGATATTAAAAGGAAGAAAAATGTTGAGTTTATTATGAAAATGGAGGATCTAATTGATTTCATTAAGGAAAAAGATATTGAACTTTCCCCTAAAAGACCAGAAGGTCAAAAAAATATGAAATACGAATAAGAAATATATTTAACACTAAATACAAAGCTATCCGAAAGGATGGCTTTTTTTATGCCCTTAATTTTGATATGACCCTTCGATTTCTTGAATTATATTGATTTATTTATTCAACACTTAAACAGAAAGATATAAAAATCTAAATATATTTTCATTTTGTTCAACATTTCTTAAACATTTAAAATCAATGTATCAACATGTAAAATATTGCGTTTAAGCTCCTATATAAGCTTTTATACGGTTTTATAATTAAAATTAACTTGTTATAAATGTCATATTGTTTAATTAAAATAAAAAATAATTAAACAAAATATTTGGTTATTGTTTAATTAAATTATAGATTTGTTAAACAACATTAAACACTGACAATCATGACAGCATTAGAATTTGGTTACGCGATTAATAACATGACGAAATCTATGAAACCGTTCGCATTAAGGCTGACGAAAGACATGGAGCAGGCAAATGATTTAATTCAGGAAACTGTATTAAAAGCATTTTCAAACCGAGAGAAATTTTCTGAGGGTACTAATTTGAAAGCATGGTTGTTTACTATCATGAAGAATACATTCATCACCAACTATCAGAGAATGGTGAGAAGAAAAACTTTCATTGACACTACTGAAAATTTACATTTCATTAATTCTACTGAAAATATTGCACAGAATTCAGCTTATGGTTCTTTTGCTATGGCTGACATTGTAAGTCAAATTTCTAAATTGGATGATGTTTATAAAGAGCCATTTATGATGCATTTCAGAGGTTTTAAATACCATGAAATAGCTGAAAAATTGGAAATTCCAATTGGAACTGTTAAAAATAGAATTCACATTGCCAGAAAAGAGTTGAAAGATGCTCTTAAAATATATGCCTAAAATATAACCTATAATTAGTAAACCATTAAAATGCTTTGCTAATTATGGGCTAATCAGTATTTTTTGAGAATTTTTTTGTGTAATTTAATCCTAGTTTTTTTATAACTAACTCATTAATGGCAAATAAAAAAGTAGTAGTAATTGGTTCTGGTTTTGCAGGTTTATCAACTGCAACTTACCTTGCCAACGAGGGCTGTGATGTTACAGTCTTAGAAAAAAACAAGGATTTAGGAGGGCGAGCCCGTCAGTTCAAAGCTGAGGGCTTTACTTTTGATATGGGTCCAAGTTGGTATTGGATGCCTGATGTTTTTGAAAAGTATTTTGAAACCTTTGGCAAAAAAGTATCGGATTATTATGAGCTCCAAAGACTAGACCCTTCTTACCACGTCCTTTTCGGAAAAGACGATATTTTGAAAGTGCCTGCCAATATGCAGGAGTTCAAAAATATGTTAGAAAAACTTGAACCGGGTAGTGGTGTACAGCTAGACAAATTCTTAGAGCAAGCAGCTTATAAATACGAAAAGGGAATCAACGATTTGGTTTATAAACCTGGTCGTTCGCTTACTGAATTCATGAGTGTCAAATTGTTGTTTGATATGGTTAGAATGGATATATTTTCATCCATATATAGTCATGTCCGAAAATTTTTTAAGAATGATCGCATTATTCGTTTAATGGAATTTCCCATTCTTTTCTTAGGAGCTCTTCCGGAAAATACCCCTGCACTTTATAGCTTAATGAATTATGCTGATATCAGCTTAGGAACGTGGTATCCGAAAGGAGGAATGCATAAAATAGTGGAAGGAATGGTGAAGTTGGCAGAAGAAAAGGGAGTGAAGTTTAAAACTGATCAGGAAGTGCTATCTGTTGATTGTGAAGGTAATCTTGCTAAAAGAGTAATTACTAAAAATGAGACTTATGAAGCAGATGTGATTGTTTCTTCTGCTGATTACGAGCATACTGATCAAAAAATTCTTCCTGAGAGTTTTAGAAATTATAATACCAAATATTGGGAAAGTAGAACAATGGCGCCTTCTTCTTTAATTTTCTACTTAGGTGTAGATAAAAGAATTGAGGGATTGGTTCACCATAATTTATTTTTTGATCATGATTTTGGTCCTCATGCCCAAGAAATTTATGAAACTCCAAAATGGCCGAATGAGCCATTATTTTATGTAAGTGCTCCATCTAAAACTGATGATACTGTAGCTCCAGAGGGTAAAGAGAATATATTTATATTAATGCCTGTGGCTCCTGGTTTAGAGGATAATGAGGAAATAAGAGAAAAATATTATGATCTCATTATGGATAGAATGGAGAAAATATTAGGAGAAGATATCAAGAAATATGTAACTTATAAGCGTAGTTATGCGCATAATGATTTCATAAATGATTATCATTCATTTAAAGGAAATGCTTATGGCTTAGCCAATACTTTAAAGCAAACCGCTATATTGAAACCTGCTTTAAAAAATAAGAAACTGAAAAACTTTTATTACGCTG harbors:
- a CDS encoding MerR family transcriptional regulator, which codes for MSSYSIKDLEHLSGIKAHTLRIWEQRYNFIEPKRTDTNIRYYSDEDLKLVLNISTLKENGYKISKIAKMGEEELSQEVLKIAETNLRFPDQINSLTLSMIDMDEDRFESILNNNILKYGFERTMLNIIYPFLAKIGMLWQTGSILPAQEHFISNLIRQKMTVAIDGQYVTERESKGKWLLYLPEGELHELSLMFSAFLLRARKFKVIYLGQNLPKSDLYSVKEIHEPDYVLTICTAAPKKSEVQEYIDEVADLFSSATFFIGGFQVIGQDIKRKKNVEFIMKMEDLIDFIKEKDIELSPKRPEGQKNMKYE
- a CDS encoding RNA polymerase sigma factor, which gives rise to MTALEFGYAINNMTKSMKPFALRLTKDMEQANDLIQETVLKAFSNREKFSEGTNLKAWLFTIMKNTFITNYQRMVRRKTFIDTTENLHFINSTENIAQNSAYGSFAMADIVSQISKLDDVYKEPFMMHFRGFKYHEIAEKLEIPIGTVKNRIHIARKELKDALKIYA
- a CDS encoding phytoene desaturase family protein; this encodes MANKKVVVIGSGFAGLSTATYLANEGCDVTVLEKNKDLGGRARQFKAEGFTFDMGPSWYWMPDVFEKYFETFGKKVSDYYELQRLDPSYHVLFGKDDILKVPANMQEFKNMLEKLEPGSGVQLDKFLEQAAYKYEKGINDLVYKPGRSLTEFMSVKLLFDMVRMDIFSSIYSHVRKFFKNDRIIRLMEFPILFLGALPENTPALYSLMNYADISLGTWYPKGGMHKIVEGMVKLAEEKGVKFKTDQEVLSVDCEGNLAKRVITKNETYEADVIVSSADYEHTDQKILPESFRNYNTKYWESRTMAPSSLIFYLGVDKRIEGLVHHNLFFDHDFGPHAQEIYETPKWPNEPLFYVSAPSKTDDTVAPEGKENIFILMPVAPGLEDNEEIREKYYDLIMDRMEKILGEDIKKYVTYKRSYAHNDFINDYHSFKGNAYGLANTLKQTAILKPALKNKKLKNFYYAGQLTVPGPGVPPSLISGQVVGKEVMKDFI